The Roseofilum capinflatum BLCC-M114 genome includes a window with the following:
- the dnaG gene encoding DNA primase: MSTPRLHPDTIEEIKQRVDIVEVISERVVLKKRGREFVGLCPFHEEKSPSFTVSPTKQMFYCFGCGTGGNAISFLKQLDSRSFGEVVLDLARRYEVPIRTLDVEEREEFQRQLSLQEQLYEVVAIAASFFQHALHQPEAEEAMAYLKGQRGLSEETIQGFGLGYSPSGWQTLYRYLVEVKGYSVKVVEQAGLAIERKSGASYYDRFRDRLMIPIRDAQGRVVGFGGRSLGDAQPKYLNSPETPIFDKGNLLFGLDRAKKAISKQDRAIVVEGYFDAIALHAAGISEVVASLGTALRASQVKKLLRYTPSKSIILNFDADQAGTTATERAISEVADLVYQGQIQLRILNLPQGKDADEFLKSAGSPEPYLDLVQNAPLWLDWKIEQTLKGKDLRAADRFQQVAQTWVKLLSKIEDPTTRTYYINVCAEHLSQGNGDRLKFIAEDLVTQVQRLRRIPKTKRNPKVPKIEVKTTAEDRLLFETEALILRIYLHAPEARAYFLQIMGDRHLMFQCAPHRFLWSQIESLRETLPVDSPNLVSKLQDEVGHFPNYSQQFHPLLYLQEKHFSDIQKPILSIDKAALTLEQILCRKRSRYAAERLSTIDPKFDPDGYDYFTKQLVYNKQREKECERLRSTTVSELVGSL; encoded by the coding sequence ATGAGTACCCCAAGACTCCATCCAGATACCATCGAAGAGATTAAGCAACGGGTTGATATTGTCGAGGTGATCTCGGAACGGGTGGTGCTGAAGAAACGGGGACGGGAGTTTGTGGGGTTATGTCCGTTCCATGAGGAAAAAAGCCCTAGTTTTACGGTGAGTCCGACGAAGCAGATGTTTTACTGCTTTGGCTGTGGGACGGGGGGCAATGCGATTAGTTTTCTCAAACAGTTGGATAGTCGCTCCTTCGGGGAGGTGGTTCTAGATCTGGCGCGGCGCTATGAAGTGCCGATCCGCACGTTGGATGTGGAAGAACGAGAAGAGTTTCAGCGCCAGTTATCGCTTCAAGAACAATTATATGAGGTGGTGGCGATCGCCGCCAGTTTTTTCCAACATGCCCTGCATCAACCGGAAGCAGAGGAGGCGATGGCCTACTTAAAGGGGCAGCGAGGCTTATCTGAGGAGACGATCCAGGGGTTCGGGTTGGGGTATTCACCGAGCGGATGGCAGACCTTATATCGCTATTTGGTGGAGGTGAAGGGCTATTCGGTGAAGGTGGTGGAGCAAGCGGGGTTAGCGATCGAGCGCAAGTCGGGAGCGAGTTATTATGACCGGTTTCGCGATCGCCTGATGATTCCCATTCGCGATGCTCAGGGACGGGTGGTTGGGTTCGGGGGGCGATCGCTCGGTGACGCGCAACCGAAGTATCTCAATTCTCCAGAAACGCCGATTTTCGATAAGGGAAATCTGTTATTTGGCTTAGATCGGGCTAAGAAAGCGATTTCTAAACAGGATCGGGCTATTGTAGTGGAGGGCTATTTTGATGCGATCGCTCTCCATGCAGCCGGTATTTCTGAAGTAGTCGCCTCTTTGGGGACGGCGTTAAGGGCCTCTCAGGTAAAAAAGCTGCTGCGTTATACGCCCTCAAAATCGATTATCCTCAATTTTGATGCCGACCAAGCGGGAACGACTGCCACGGAACGAGCCATTTCTGAAGTTGCCGATCTCGTCTATCAAGGGCAAATTCAACTGCGAATTCTGAATCTTCCCCAAGGTAAAGATGCGGATGAGTTTCTGAAGTCAGCCGGGAGTCCAGAACCTTATCTAGACTTAGTACAAAACGCTCCCTTATGGCTCGACTGGAAAATTGAACAAACCTTAAAGGGTAAAGATCTCCGAGCTGCCGATCGCTTCCAACAGGTGGCGCAAACCTGGGTGAAACTCCTGAGCAAAATTGAAGATCCGACGACGCGCACCTACTATATTAATGTCTGTGCTGAACATCTGAGCCAAGGAAATGGCGATCGCCTCAAGTTCATCGCTGAAGATTTAGTCACACAAGTACAACGCCTGCGCCGCATCCCCAAAACCAAGCGTAATCCCAAAGTTCCTAAAATTGAGGTCAAGACTACCGCAGAAGACCGGTTGCTGTTCGAGACTGAAGCCTTGATTTTACGCATTTATCTCCATGCACCGGAAGCGAGAGCCTATTTTTTGCAGATTATGGGCGATCGCCATCTCATGTTCCAATGCGCTCCTCATCGTTTTCTTTGGTCACAGATTGAAAGCTTACGGGAAACCTTACCTGTAGATTCTCCCAATTTAGTTTCTAAGCTGCAAGATGAGGTCGGGCATTTCCCAAACTATAGCCAGCAATTTCATCCCTTATTATATTTGCAAGAAAAACATTTTTCCGATATTCAAAAGCCCATTTTATCTATTGACAAAGCAGCTTTAACCTTAGAGCAAATTTTATGCCGCAAACGCAGCCGCTATGCGGCCGAACGCTTGTCTACTATCGATCCTAAGTTCGATCCCGACGGTTATGACTATTTCACCAAGCAGTTGGTTTACAATAAACAACGAGAAAAAGAATGTGAACGGCTACGCAGTACCACAGTTTCCGAATTAGTGGGTAGCCTTTAA
- a CDS encoding Fe(3+) ABC transporter substrate-binding protein produces MRLNRRHFILAAGTGMVAVASKNLISRGPAIAQRTAVNLYSSRHYDTDDELYDSFSRATGVRVNLIEGDAEQLIERVKSEGANTRADILLTVDGGNLWRAKQDGILQPVSSSTLNQKIPSNLRDPQGHWFAFSKRARVIMYNKNKVSKSQLSTYEDLADPKWKGKILIRSSSNIYNQSLVGSLLAAHGAEKTLGWARGVVSNFARSPEGNDTAQIKACAAGIGDIAIANSYYLARLGKSRTREDQQVFNTVGIFFPNQTGPNGRGTHVNISGGGVVKHAKNRQAAIEFLEHLAEREAQQFFAEGNNEYPVVSGVPLDPVLQGFGSFKADPLNPDVFGKNNAEALKIMDRAGWK; encoded by the coding sequence ATGAGATTGAATCGACGACACTTTATTCTGGCTGCGGGAACAGGGATGGTAGCGGTTGCCAGTAAGAATCTAATCAGTAGAGGGCCGGCGATCGCCCAACGGACGGCTGTAAACCTCTATTCCTCCCGTCACTACGACACCGATGATGAACTCTACGACAGCTTTTCGCGAGCCACCGGGGTAAGAGTCAACCTAATCGAAGGGGATGCCGAACAACTGATCGAACGGGTGAAAAGCGAAGGAGCTAATACCAGAGCCGATATTCTGTTAACTGTTGATGGTGGCAACCTGTGGCGAGCCAAACAGGATGGCATCCTACAACCAGTTAGCTCTTCCACCCTGAATCAGAAAATCCCCAGTAACCTCCGAGACCCCCAAGGCCATTGGTTTGCCTTCTCGAAACGGGCTAGGGTGATTATGTACAACAAGAATAAGGTGAGTAAGTCCCAACTCTCTACCTATGAAGATTTAGCCGATCCCAAATGGAAAGGGAAAATTCTGATTAGAAGTTCAAGCAATATTTACAACCAATCCCTGGTCGGTTCCCTGTTGGCGGCCCATGGTGCAGAGAAGACCCTAGGTTGGGCCAGGGGTGTGGTTTCTAATTTTGCGCGATCGCCAGAAGGAAATGATACCGCCCAAATTAAAGCTTGTGCTGCTGGAATTGGAGATATCGCCATTGCTAACAGCTATTATCTGGCTCGTTTAGGTAAATCTCGCACCCGGGAAGATCAACAGGTCTTTAATACCGTAGGCATCTTTTTCCCCAACCAAACGGGCCCCAACGGTCGCGGAACCCATGTCAACATCAGTGGGGGCGGTGTGGTTAAGCACGCCAAAAATAGGCAGGCGGCGATCGAGTTTTTAGAACATCTGGCAGAGCGTGAAGCTCAACAGTTTTTCGCCGAAGGGAATAACGAGTATCCAGTGGTCTCTGGAGTGCCTCTCGATCCCGTGCTGCAAGGATTTGGCAGTTTTAAGGCCGATCCGCTTAACCCAGATGTCTTCGGTAAGAATAATGCAGAAGCCTTAAAAATTATGGATCGAGCTGGTTGGAAATAA
- the dndE gene encoding DNA sulfur modification protein DndE, translated as MDAPLERIQLSQTAKDQLTKLKRYTKIEQWNILCRWAFCRSLAEPSIPSPVPIPRDSNVELSWRVFGGELADVLAIALKQRCINDGLDTDPETLALQCRRHIHRGIGYLAGDPALKRIEDLIRLSDRSDVE; from the coding sequence ATGGATGCACCTCTAGAACGGATTCAATTGTCGCAGACGGCCAAGGATCAACTGACGAAACTGAAACGGTATACGAAAATTGAACAGTGGAATATTCTGTGTCGTTGGGCCTTTTGTCGTTCTTTGGCGGAACCGTCGATCCCGTCTCCAGTTCCGATTCCCCGTGATAGTAATGTGGAACTGTCTTGGCGGGTGTTTGGGGGGGAATTGGCGGATGTTTTGGCGATCGCCCTCAAACAACGCTGTATTAATGATGGACTCGACACCGATCCGGAAACCCTGGCCCTTCAATGTCGCCGCCATATCCATCGCGGAATTGGCTATTTGGCGGGCGATCCAGCTCTGAAGAGGATTGAAGATTTAATCCGGTTGTCCGATCGCTCTGACGTTGAGTGA
- the tftA gene encoding hormogonium tapered terminus morphoprotein TftA, translated as MGRIFLSAGHGGFENGMRDPGAIAGGTTEAKEMIQLRDLVVAELRSRNIEVLSVPDDLSEAQTITWINSRARSGDIALELHANAFYNPSLRGASVFYIANNDERRAHAELMLLALLRRVPQLPTRGAKPDSNSGLGRLVFIRNIYIPSLFMEVGLITNPEDRSLIQNRRRDMALGIADGLSAWNRSVNPSPSPSPSPSPTPSIPIYPPINININGQIYGEEGMIVNGNSYIPIDLVDQLGIDLTQDPNVRRINYRNIVYVKAIELRDYNISVGWENATRTVVLRSILKLCPGELDRIMGHGKTTEVQLMMFLKANHEKGLQQFPDLPRLYREEGAIEGVNYDIAFAQMCLETGFLRFGGEIQPNQNNFSGLGDVGGNAAGASFPSARIGVRAQIQQLKAYASTEPLVQELVAPRFRFVTRGIAPLVGQLSGRWSADSQYGQRILAILRRLYESAGLI; from the coding sequence ATGGGCAGGATCTTTCTATCTGCGGGTCATGGAGGATTTGAAAACGGAATGCGCGATCCAGGGGCGATCGCCGGAGGAACCACGGAAGCCAAGGAGATGATCCAACTGCGGGATTTAGTGGTGGCCGAGTTGCGATCGCGCAATATCGAAGTTCTCAGCGTTCCCGACGACCTCAGCGAAGCCCAAACCATCACCTGGATCAACAGTCGCGCTCGCTCTGGAGATATCGCCCTCGAACTCCATGCTAACGCCTTTTATAACCCTTCCCTGCGCGGAGCCAGCGTCTTTTACATCGCCAACAATGATGAACGTCGGGCCCATGCCGAATTAATGCTCTTAGCTCTGCTGCGTCGAGTTCCCCAACTGCCCACCAGAGGTGCTAAACCCGATAGTAATAGTGGTCTCGGTAGACTCGTTTTTATTCGGAACATTTATATTCCCTCCCTGTTCATGGAAGTCGGATTAATTACCAACCCAGAAGACCGATCCCTCATCCAAAATCGTCGCCGGGATATGGCCTTGGGCATCGCCGATGGACTATCGGCGTGGAACCGTAGTGTTAATCCGTCTCCGAGTCCATCTCCGAGTCCTTCACCCACTCCTTCGATCCCCATTTATCCTCCCATAAATATTAATATCAATGGTCAAATTTACGGGGAAGAAGGCATGATTGTTAACGGAAATTCTTATATCCCCATTGATTTAGTTGACCAATTAGGCATTGATTTAACCCAAGATCCCAATGTGCGCCGGATTAATTATCGCAACATTGTTTATGTGAAGGCGATCGAGCTACGAGACTATAACATTTCTGTCGGTTGGGAAAACGCCACTCGTACTGTAGTCTTGCGATCGATTTTGAAACTCTGTCCCGGAGAGCTAGACCGGATTATGGGCCATGGAAAAACCACTGAAGTCCAACTGATGATGTTCCTCAAGGCCAATCATGAAAAAGGACTCCAGCAATTTCCCGACTTGCCTCGTCTTTACCGCGAAGAAGGAGCCATTGAAGGGGTCAATTATGATATTGCCTTTGCCCAAATGTGTTTAGAAACCGGTTTCTTAAGATTTGGCGGAGAAATTCAACCCAATCAGAATAATTTTTCTGGTTTAGGAGATGTGGGTGGAAATGCAGCCGGTGCATCCTTTCCCAGCGCTCGCATTGGAGTACGGGCACAAATTCAACAACTTAAAGCCTATGCAAGTACAGAACCCTTAGTTCAAGAATTGGTTGCTCCTCGATTTCGATTTGTCACCCGTGGAATTGCCCCTTTAGTCGGTCAACTGAGTGGCCGTTGGTCAGCCGATTCTCAATATGGACAGCGAATTCTAGCGATTTTGCGTCGGTTATATGAGTCAGCAGGATTGATTTAA